Proteins from a genomic interval of Pseudomonas asplenii:
- a CDS encoding ABC transporter substrate-binding protein, producing the protein MKMLPLRAAVAACLLTAAIGVSAKPLVVCTEASPEGFDPVLYTTAVTSDAAAETLFNRLVDFKPGTAEIQPALAESWEISADGLQYTFHLRKGVKFHTTDYFKPTRELNADDVLWSFQRQLDPNHPWHKQSPVGFPYFESMDFQNLLKNVEKLDDMTVRFTLSRPEAPFLLDLGMAFTSIHSAEYANQLLKAGKLDDLNAKPIGTGPFVFQRYSKDAQVRYKANPDYFRGKPPAEVLVFAITPDNNTRLQKLKANECQVALYPKPDDVPSIQADPKLQVVSMAAMATGYTAINTEHKYLSDVRVRRAIELALDKRTYVDTLYGKGNAIAAVNPYPPTLLGYNDKLKNPPLDLDKARALLKEAGVPEGTVFTLYTRNGGGPTNPNPQLGAQLIQSDLAKIGIKIDIRVMEWAEMLKRAKKGEHDLVSAGWSGDNGDPDNFLSPLLSCEAAKNGENYSRWCNPQFQKLIDQARTKTEPAERAALYEKALEILHDQVLWVAQAHPKMFTAMRNNVEGYHINPLSTNNFATTQVK; encoded by the coding sequence ATGAAAATGCTTCCCCTGCGAGCGGCCGTCGCAGCCTGCTTGTTGACCGCAGCCATCGGCGTTTCGGCCAAACCCTTGGTGGTCTGCACCGAAGCCAGCCCTGAAGGTTTCGATCCGGTCCTGTACACCACTGCCGTCACTTCCGACGCAGCGGCCGAAACCCTGTTCAACCGTCTGGTGGACTTCAAGCCAGGCACCGCCGAGATCCAGCCGGCTCTGGCCGAAAGCTGGGAAATCAGCGCCGACGGCCTGCAGTACACGTTCCACCTGCGCAAGGGCGTCAAGTTCCACACCACCGATTACTTCAAGCCGACCCGCGAACTCAATGCCGATGACGTGCTCTGGAGCTTCCAGCGCCAGCTGGACCCGAATCATCCATGGCACAAGCAGTCCCCGGTGGGCTTCCCGTACTTCGAGAGCATGGACTTCCAGAACCTGCTGAAGAACGTCGAGAAACTCGACGACATGACCGTGCGGTTCACCCTGTCCCGACCCGAGGCACCGTTCCTGCTCGACCTGGGCATGGCCTTCACCTCGATCCATTCCGCCGAATACGCCAACCAGTTGCTCAAGGCCGGCAAACTGGACGACCTGAATGCCAAGCCGATCGGCACCGGACCGTTCGTCTTCCAGCGCTATTCAAAGGACGCCCAGGTACGCTACAAGGCCAACCCGGACTATTTCCGCGGCAAGCCACCGGCCGAAGTCCTGGTCTTCGCCATCACGCCGGATAACAACACCCGCCTGCAGAAGCTCAAGGCCAACGAATGCCAGGTGGCGCTCTATCCGAAACCGGACGACGTACCGAGCATCCAGGCCGATCCGAAGCTCCAGGTGGTCAGCATGGCGGCCATGGCCACCGGCTATACCGCCATCAACACCGAGCACAAGTACCTGAGCGACGTGCGCGTGCGCCGAGCCATCGAGCTGGCCCTGGACAAGCGTACCTATGTCGACACCCTGTATGGCAAAGGCAATGCCATTGCTGCGGTCAACCCGTATCCGCCGACCCTGCTGGGCTACAACGACAAGCTGAAGAACCCGCCACTGGACCTGGACAAGGCCCGTGCCCTGCTCAAGGAAGCCGGTGTGCCTGAAGGCACGGTGTTCACCCTGTACACCCGCAACGGCGGCGGCCCGACCAACCCGAACCCGCAACTGGGTGCTCAACTGATCCAGTCGGACCTGGCCAAGATCGGCATCAAGATCGATATTCGGGTCATGGAATGGGCCGAAATGCTCAAGCGCGCGAAAAAAGGCGAACATGACCTGGTGTCCGCTGGCTGGAGTGGCGACAACGGTGACCCGGACAACTTCCTCAGCCCGTTGCTGAGTTGCGAAGCCGCCAAAAACGGCGAAAACTACAGCCGCTGGTGCAACCCGCAATTCCAGAAGCTGATCGACCAGGCCCGTACCAAGACGGAACCTGCCGAACGCGCCGCGCTCTACGAGAAAGCTCTGGAAATCCTGCACGACCAGGTTCTCTGGGTCGCCCAGGCGCATCCGAAGATGTTTACCGCCATGCGCAACAATGTTGAGGGTTATCACATTAACCCGCTGTCCACCAATAACTTCGCCACGACTCAGGTGAAGTAG
- a CDS encoding OprD family porin, with translation MKLSQKALLALAISSVSLTAHAESQSQEFIPTGLNTSNAQSEAKGFIDGQSLGGTTRNWYANELKRRDDRFSYKKDGTTPTPTPRRINWTQGTILNYTSGFTQGTVGVSTEVAAYNAIALDRDRKDMAGGSNRTLTHSDGDAVGQWSKLGLANVKFRVSNTTLTAGRQNFSTPIVDTIGNRALPSSFEGVSLHSEELNNLSFDAATFDRVSPRTEQSLSKFRSEYGNGQETDHVNTAGLNYQPFKSLKTSLYAAKVEDFWNQYYFGATHELGDSSILGLTTGLNYYKTVDTGKKKMGEIDNDTYSLSLGLTHQAHSLTFSYQQVNGDEYFDYLHETNGIYLANSLLSDFNGPNEKSFQIAYGINMAEYGVPGLKFNIYSSRGWGIDGTHYTGTAYGTAGERRSDLRLMDGEKHQEYGIGASYAVQSGPLKATAIRATYTTHRASENQADGNINEFRLVTTVPFKIL, from the coding sequence TTGAAACTCTCTCAGAAAGCGTTATTAGCCTTAGCAATCAGTAGTGTCAGCCTGACGGCCCATGCGGAATCCCAGAGCCAGGAATTCATTCCGACCGGCCTCAATACCAGCAATGCCCAGAGTGAAGCCAAAGGCTTCATCGATGGTCAAAGCCTGGGCGGGACTACCCGTAACTGGTACGCCAACGAACTGAAACGCCGTGATGACCGCTTCTCCTACAAAAAGGACGGCACGACCCCGACCCCAACCCCGCGTCGGATCAACTGGACCCAGGGCACCATCCTCAACTACACCTCGGGTTTCACCCAGGGCACCGTGGGCGTCAGCACCGAAGTGGCCGCCTACAACGCCATCGCCCTGGACCGTGACCGCAAGGACATGGCCGGCGGCTCCAACCGTACCCTGACCCACAGCGACGGCGATGCCGTCGGCCAGTGGAGCAAACTGGGCCTGGCCAACGTCAAATTCCGCGTCTCGAACACCACCCTGACCGCCGGCCGCCAGAACTTCAGCACCCCGATCGTCGACACCATCGGCAACCGTGCGCTGCCTTCCAGCTTCGAAGGCGTGAGCCTGCACAGCGAAGAACTGAACAACCTGTCCTTCGATGCCGCCACCTTTGATCGCGTATCGCCACGGACCGAGCAGAGCCTGTCGAAATTCCGCAGCGAATACGGCAATGGTCAGGAAACCGACCACGTCAATACCGCCGGTCTGAACTACCAGCCGTTCAAAAGCCTGAAAACCAGCCTGTACGCGGCCAAGGTCGAAGACTTCTGGAACCAGTACTACTTCGGCGCCACCCACGAACTGGGCGACAGCTCGATCCTGGGTCTGACCACCGGCTTGAACTACTACAAGACCGTCGACACCGGCAAAAAGAAAATGGGCGAGATCGACAACGACACCTACTCCCTGTCGCTCGGCCTGACCCACCAGGCCCACAGCCTGACCTTCTCCTACCAGCAGGTGAACGGTGACGAGTACTTCGACTACCTGCATGAAACCAACGGCATCTACCTGGCCAACTCCCTGCTGTCGGACTTCAACGGCCCGAACGAGAAATCCTTCCAGATCGCCTATGGCATCAACATGGCCGAATACGGTGTGCCGGGCCTGAAGTTCAATATCTACAGCTCCCGTGGCTGGGGTATCGACGGTACCCACTACACCGGTACCGCCTACGGCACCGCTGGCGAACGCCGCAGTGACCTGCGTCTGATGGACGGCGAGAAACACCAGGAATACGGCATCGGCGCATCCTATGCGGTACAGAGCGGCCCGCTGAAAGCCACCGCCATCCGTGCTACCTACACCACTCACCGTGCATCGGAAAACCAGGCTGACGGCAACATCAACGAGTTCCGTCTGGTCACCACCGTCCCATTCAAGATTCTCTGA
- a CDS encoding ABC transporter permease subunit, with translation MSTPISSAVDQSLLYPSPYKEFWQAFAKNKGAVAGLLFMSLVIFCAIFAPWVSPHDPSEQFRDFLLTPPSWLEGGQTQFLLGTDELGRDLLSRLIQGSRLSLLIGLSSVVMSLIPGILMGLLAGFFPRVLGPTIMRLMDIMLALPSLLLAVAIVAILGPGLINTVIAIAIVSLPSYVRLTRAAVMGELNRDYVTAARLAGAGLPRLMFITVLPNCMAPLIVQATLSFSSAILDAAALGFLGLGVQPPTPEWGTMLASARDYIERAWWVVSLPGLTILLSVLAINLMGDGLRDALDPKLKNAA, from the coding sequence ATGAGTACTCCAATCTCCTCAGCAGTCGACCAGAGCCTGCTGTACCCATCGCCCTACAAAGAGTTCTGGCAAGCTTTCGCCAAGAACAAGGGCGCCGTTGCCGGCCTGCTGTTCATGTCGCTGGTGATCTTCTGCGCAATCTTCGCTCCCTGGGTCTCGCCGCATGACCCGAGCGAACAGTTCCGCGACTTCCTGCTCACTCCGCCGTCCTGGCTCGAAGGCGGCCAGACGCAGTTCCTGCTGGGCACCGACGAGTTGGGCCGCGACCTGCTGTCGCGACTGATCCAGGGCTCGCGCCTGTCGCTGCTGATCGGTCTGTCCTCGGTGGTGATGTCGCTGATCCCCGGTATCCTGATGGGCCTGCTGGCCGGCTTCTTCCCGCGCGTCCTCGGGCCGACCATCATGCGCCTGATGGATATCATGCTCGCCCTGCCTTCGCTGCTGCTGGCCGTGGCGATCGTCGCCATCCTCGGCCCTGGCCTGATCAACACCGTGATCGCCATCGCCATCGTTTCGCTGCCGTCCTACGTGCGCCTGACCCGCGCCGCAGTGATGGGCGAACTGAACCGCGACTACGTGACCGCCGCGCGCCTGGCCGGTGCCGGCCTGCCGCGACTGATGTTCATCACCGTGCTGCCCAACTGCATGGCACCGCTGATCGTCCAGGCGACCCTGAGTTTCTCCTCGGCCATCCTCGATGCCGCCGCCCTCGGCTTCCTCGGTCTCGGCGTGCAGCCGCCAACCCCGGAGTGGGGCACCATGCTGGCTTCGGCCCGCGACTACATCGAACGCGCCTGGTGGGTGGTGAGTCTGCCCGGCCTGACCATTTTGCTCAGCGTGCTGGCAATCAACCTGATGGGCGACGGCCTGCGCGATGCGCTGGACCCGAAACTCAAGAATGCCGCCTGA
- a CDS encoding ABC transporter ATP-binding protein, with translation MSLLEIKNLNVRFGDKNAVPVVDGLDLSVNKGEVLAIVGESGSGKSVTMMALMGLIDHPGIVTADALRFDGKDMLSLNARQRRQIVGKDLAMVFQDPMTALNPSYTVGFQIEEVLRLHLKMSGKQARKRAIELLEKVEIPGAASRMDAYPHQLSGGMSQRVAIAMAIAGEPKLLIADEPTTALDVTIQAQIMDLLINLQQEQDMGLVLITHDLAVVAETAQRVCVMYAGQAVEVGQIPELFDIPAHPYSEALLKAIPEHSLGAERLSTLPGIVPGRYDRPQGCLLSPRCPYVQESCRQQRPSLDPKAHSLARCFYPLNQEVA, from the coding sequence ATGTCACTGCTAGAAATCAAGAATCTCAATGTCCGCTTCGGCGACAAGAACGCCGTGCCCGTGGTCGATGGCCTCGACCTGAGCGTGAACAAGGGCGAAGTCCTGGCCATCGTCGGCGAGTCGGGTTCGGGTAAATCCGTGACCATGATGGCGCTGATGGGCCTGATCGATCACCCCGGCATCGTCACCGCCGACGCCCTGCGCTTCGACGGCAAGGACATGCTCAGCCTCAACGCCCGGCAGCGCCGGCAGATCGTCGGCAAGGACCTGGCGATGGTCTTCCAGGACCCCATGACCGCGCTGAACCCCAGCTACACCGTGGGTTTCCAGATCGAGGAAGTCCTGCGCCTGCACCTGAAAATGTCTGGCAAACAGGCGCGCAAACGGGCCATCGAGCTGCTGGAAAAAGTCGAGATCCCAGGCGCCGCGAGCCGCATGGATGCCTACCCGCACCAACTGTCCGGCGGCATGAGCCAGCGCGTGGCGATTGCCATGGCAATTGCTGGCGAGCCCAAGCTGCTGATCGCCGACGAACCGACCACCGCCCTGGACGTGACCATCCAGGCGCAGATCATGGACCTGCTGATCAACCTGCAACAGGAACAGGACATGGGCCTGGTGCTGATCACCCATGACCTCGCGGTCGTCGCGGAGACCGCCCAGCGGGTCTGCGTGATGTACGCCGGCCAAGCCGTGGAAGTCGGGCAGATCCCTGAGCTGTTCGACATCCCGGCGCACCCCTACAGCGAAGCGCTGCTCAAGGCGATCCCGGAGCACAGCCTGGGCGCCGAGCGCCTGTCGACCCTGCCGGGCATCGTCCCCGGTCGCTACGACCGGCCGCAGGGTTGCCTGCTGTCGCCACGTTGCCCCTACGTGCAGGAAAGCTGCCGCCAGCAGCGCCCGAGCCTGGACCCCAAAGCCCATAGTCTCGCGCGTTGTTTCTACCCGCTGAACCAGGAGGTGGCGTAA
- a CDS encoding ABC transporter substrate-binding protein, translating into MRHTFVLSAFIGTALLAGASSVQAAGSLVFCSEGSPAGFDTAQYTAATDNDAAEPIYNRLVEFVRGETTVAPALAKSWDISPDGLVYTFHLREGVKFHTTKYFTPHRDFNADDVLFTFNRMLDPEHPFRKAYPTEFPYFNGMSLNQNIAKVEKTGPLTVVMTLNSVDAAFIQNIAMSFAAILSAEYAEQLLKAGNPSDINQHPIGTGPYVFQRYQKDTQIRYAANKHYWDPSQVKLDQLIFAINTDASVRVQKLKRNECQVTLHPRPADVAALKNDPKLQVIEKPGFNLGYIAYNVRHKPFDQLEVRQALDMAVNKPSILNAVYQGAGQLAVNAMPPTQWSYDETIKDVPYNPQKARELLKAAGVKEGTEITLWAMPVQRPYNPNAKLMAEMLQADWAKIGLKVKIVSYEWGEYIKRTKNGEHDISLIGWTGDNGDPDNWLGTLYSCDAIGGNNYSMWCDPQYDKLIKQAKIVTDRDQRTVLYKQAQQLLKQQVPITPIAHSTVNQPLSTKVHDFKVSPFGRNAFSGVSIEP; encoded by the coding sequence ATGCGCCACACCTTCGTTTTATCCGCTTTTATCGGCACCGCCCTGCTGGCGGGTGCTTCTTCAGTCCAGGCTGCCGGCAGCCTGGTGTTCTGCTCCGAGGGCAGCCCGGCCGGGTTCGACACCGCGCAGTACACCGCCGCTACCGACAACGACGCCGCCGAGCCGATCTACAACCGGCTGGTGGAATTCGTCCGGGGCGAGACCACCGTCGCACCGGCGCTGGCCAAAAGCTGGGATATCTCGCCGGATGGCCTGGTCTACACCTTCCACTTGCGCGAAGGGGTAAAGTTCCACACCACCAAATACTTCACGCCACATCGTGATTTCAATGCCGATGACGTGCTGTTCACCTTCAACCGCATGCTCGATCCCGAGCATCCGTTCCGCAAGGCCTACCCCACCGAGTTCCCCTACTTCAACGGGATGAGCCTGAACCAGAATATCGCCAAGGTCGAAAAGACCGGGCCGCTGACCGTGGTCATGACCCTCAACAGCGTCGACGCCGCGTTCATCCAGAATATCGCCATGAGCTTCGCCGCGATCCTCTCCGCCGAGTACGCCGAGCAGTTGCTCAAGGCTGGCAATCCAAGCGACATCAACCAGCATCCCATCGGCACCGGACCCTACGTGTTCCAGCGCTATCAGAAAGATACGCAGATCCGCTACGCCGCCAACAAGCACTATTGGGATCCGAGTCAGGTCAAACTCGACCAGTTGATTTTCGCGATCAACACCGACGCTTCGGTGCGTGTGCAAAAGCTCAAGCGCAATGAATGCCAGGTGACGTTGCACCCACGCCCAGCCGACGTCGCAGCGCTCAAGAACGATCCCAAGCTGCAGGTGATCGAGAAGCCCGGCTTCAATCTTGGCTACATCGCCTACAACGTCCGTCACAAGCCATTCGACCAGCTCGAGGTACGCCAGGCGCTGGACATGGCGGTGAACAAGCCGAGCATCCTCAATGCGGTCTACCAGGGTGCGGGGCAGTTGGCCGTCAACGCCATGCCGCCGACCCAGTGGTCCTATGACGAGACCATCAAGGACGTCCCCTACAACCCACAAAAGGCCAGGGAACTGCTCAAGGCCGCCGGCGTCAAGGAAGGCACGGAAATCACCCTGTGGGCCATGCCCGTCCAGCGTCCGTACAACCCCAACGCCAAACTGATGGCCGAGATGCTCCAGGCCGACTGGGCAAAAATCGGCCTCAAGGTGAAGATCGTCAGCTACGAATGGGGCGAGTACATCAAGCGCACCAAGAACGGCGAACACGATATCAGTCTGATCGGCTGGACCGGCGACAACGGCGACCCGGACAACTGGCTCGGCACCCTCTACAGCTGTGACGCGATTGGCGGCAACAACTACTCCATGTGGTGTGACCCGCAATACGACAAGCTGATCAAGCAAGCCAAGATCGTCACCGATCGTGACCAGCGCACCGTGCTCTACAAACAGGCCCAGCAATTGCTCAAGCAGCAGGTGCCCATCACCCCGATCGCCCACTCGACGGTCAACCAGCCGTTGAGCACCAAGGTCCATGACTTCAAGGTCAGTCCCTTTGGTCGCAACGCCTTCTCGGGCGTCAGTATAGAACCCTAA
- a CDS encoding ABC transporter permease subunit, with the protein MFSFIARRLGLLIPTFFGITLLTFALIRMIPGDPVEVMMGERRVDPEMHAQAMERLGLNKPLYAQYIDYVGKLAHGDLGESLRTRTSVWTEFTALFPATLELSMAALLFAGVFGLLAGVIAALKRGSLFDHGVMGISLAGYSMPIFWWGLILIMFFSVSLGWTPVSGRIDLLYDIEPKTGFMLIDTLLSDQPDAFWDALHHMILPSIVLGTIPLAVIARMTRSSMLEVLREDYIRTARAKGMSPARVVFVHGLRNALIPVLTVMGLQVGTLLAGAVLTETIFSWPGIGKWLIEAIGARDYPVVQNGILLIACIVILVNFVVDILYGFANPRIRHQR; encoded by the coding sequence ATGTTTAGTTTTATTGCCCGCCGACTGGGGTTGCTGATCCCCACGTTCTTCGGCATCACACTGTTGACCTTCGCGTTGATTCGCATGATCCCTGGCGACCCCGTGGAAGTCATGATGGGCGAGCGCCGGGTCGATCCGGAAATGCATGCCCAGGCGATGGAACGCCTCGGCCTGAACAAGCCGCTTTACGCGCAATACATCGATTACGTGGGCAAGCTCGCCCATGGTGATCTCGGTGAGTCCCTGCGCACGCGAACCAGCGTATGGACCGAATTCACCGCCCTCTTCCCGGCGACCCTGGAACTGTCCATGGCCGCCCTGCTGTTCGCCGGCGTCTTCGGCCTGCTGGCCGGAGTGATCGCCGCGCTCAAGCGCGGATCACTGTTCGACCACGGCGTCATGGGCATCTCCCTCGCGGGGTACTCGATGCCGATCTTCTGGTGGGGCCTGATCCTGATCATGTTCTTCTCCGTCAGCCTGGGTTGGACCCCGGTCTCCGGACGAATCGACCTGCTCTACGATATCGAGCCGAAAACCGGCTTCATGCTGATCGATACCCTGCTCAGCGACCAGCCGGACGCTTTCTGGGATGCCCTGCACCACATGATCCTGCCGTCCATCGTGCTGGGCACCATTCCGCTGGCGGTCATCGCCCGGATGACCCGCTCGTCGATGCTCGAAGTGCTGCGTGAAGACTACATCCGCACCGCCCGCGCCAAGGGCATGTCGCCAGCGCGCGTGGTATTCGTCCACGGCCTGCGCAATGCGCTGATCCCGGTCCTGACCGTGATGGGCCTGCAAGTCGGCACACTGCTGGCCGGTGCGGTCCTGACCGAAACCATTTTCTCCTGGCCCGGTATCGGCAAATGGCTGATCGAAGCCATCGGTGCCCGGGACTATCCGGTGGTGCAGAACGGCATCCTGTTGATTGCCTGCATCGTGATCCTGGTCAACTTCGTAGTGGACATTCTCTACGGCTTTGCCAACCCACGTATCCGTCACCAGCGCTGA